In one Xiphophorus couchianus chromosome 17, X_couchianus-1.0, whole genome shotgun sequence genomic region, the following are encoded:
- the lrrc4.1 gene encoding leucine-rich repeat-containing protein 4, giving the protein MCHIMSLLGRVAAQRARKAALLCIVFLMARAWSSASLASAGAAVSLGPQGCPPQCSCSNQQGKVVCTRRGLTRVPPGIPANTRHLNLMENAIEAVQADSFRHLHHLEVLQLGRNAIRQIEVGAFNGLTSLNTLELFDNRLTVVPSGAFEYLSKLRELWLRNNPIESIPSYAFNRVPSLMRLDLGELRKLEYISEGAFEGLQNLKYLNLGMCNIRGDMPNLSPLKGLEELEISENLFPVIKPGSFRGLRSLKKLWVMNSQITVIERNAFDGLSSLVELNLAHNNLSAVPHDLFPPLKYLVELHLHHNPWNCGCEAVWLAQWLREYIPTNSTCCGRCHSPAIMRGRQLVDVDRGEGAAIQCSAPFIADAPRDLNISAGRVAELRCRTAPMSSVRWLLPNGTILTHASGHPRISILNDGTLNFSNVLASDTGTYTCMVSNAAGNSNASAYLNVSAAELNTSNLSYFTTVTVEVLGPTTEMPKPKTTTTTAAVGVGVAGGGGAGLGTTTTTASPSVFQPVFISTPTVLLQNTDSAANAVKTSALPGLRGANGKPGKSGPSLDEVMKTTKIIIGCFVAVTLLAAVMLIAFYKLRKRHQQRSTVAAARTVEIIQVDEEDLPPPASAAQESSLTLPEIRDHNSIHKLDFISHKADYSFHKPKAEYKPQPDFTLHTPKAEYTTYKPNMDFSSHKTIADYNMHKSTPDFSLHRTKPDCSPFRQDYGAHKTKSEYSPFKPDFGTHPKVKTDYSPFKADYSTHPRQRSDFSPFKRDYSTQPKPKHDYSPLKSDYNMQNKSKVEYSPFKHDFGTHPRSKPDYSPFKPDYSTQPKPKMDYNSQRLKTDITYKTKEHYTPHKTAPDYNAFKSDFSPHKVDYSAFKSDFSPHNQRPKLDCSPHKMDYSPHKVDYSTLKAKYNTYKPSGQGAKWTDNNVGNSLPRTLPSAITAMAEPYVIKTHTKEKVQETQI; this is encoded by the coding sequence ATGTGCCACATCATGAGTCTCCTGGGGCGGGTAGCTGCGCAACGTGCCAGGAAAGCCGCCCTGCTCTGTATAGTCTTCCTGATGGCGCGAGCGTGGAGCAGCGCCTCCCTGGCCTCGGCGGGGGCGGCGGTCTCTTTAGGACCCCAGGGCTGTCCACCCCAGTGTTCCTGCAGTAATCAGCAGGGGAAAGTGGTGTGCACCCGGCGGGGCCTGACACGCGTGCCCCCTGGAATTCCTGCCAACACGCGACACCTCAATCTAATGGAAAACGCCATTGAGGCGGTGCAGGCTGACTCGTTCCGCCATCTGCACCACCTTGAGGTGCTCCAGCTTGGGCGAAATGCCATACGGCAGATTGAGGTGGGCGCGTTTAATGGACTGACCAGCCTCAACACATTGGAGCTGTTTGACAACCGGTTGACGGTGGTGCCAAGTGGAGCCTTTGAGTACCTGTCTAAACTAAGAGAACTATGGCTACGAAACAACCCAATTGAGAGTATTCCCTCCTACGCCTTCAACCGGGTACCCTCACTCATGCGACTGGACCTGGGAGAGTTAAGGAAACTGGAGTACATCTCAGAAGGAGCTTTTGAGGGGCTACAAAACCTCAAGTACCTGAACCTGGGAATGTGCAACATAAGGGGTGATATGCCAAACCTCAGTCCCCTAAAGGGCTTGGAGGAGCTGGAGATTTCAGAAAATCTGTTTCCAGTGATAAAACCAGGTTCCTTCAGAGGTCTGCGCTCCCTCAAAAAGCTATGGGTGATGAACTCACAAATCACTGTAATAGAGCGCAATGCTTTTGATGGCCTGTCTTCACTGGTGGAACTAAATCTGGCCCATAATAATCTAAGTGCTGTGCCACACGACCTGTTTCCCCCGCTCAAGTACCTGGTGGAACTTCACCTCCACCATAATCCTTGGAACTGTGGCTGTGAGGCTGTGTGGTTGGCACAGTGGCTAAGAGAGTACATCCCAACTAACTCAACTTGCTGCGGACGCTGTCACTCACCGGCCATCATGAGAGGACGACAGTTAGTTGATGTAGACAGAGGTGAAGGGGCTGCAATCCAGTGTTCTGCACCATTCATTGCTGATGCCCCACGGGACTTAAACATCTCAGCAGGAAGAGTGGCTGAACTTCGTTGCAGAACAGCCCCCATGTCTTCAGTGCGCTGGCTTCTACCTAATGGGACTATCCTGACACATGCCTCTGGTCACCCGAGAATATCAATCCTCAATGATGGTACCCTTAATTTCTCAAATGTCCTTGCATCAGACACTGGCACTTATACCTGTATGGTATCTAATGCAGCTGGGAACTCCAATGCATCAGCATACCTCAATGTGAGTGCAGCAGAGCTAAACACATCGAACTTGAGTTACTTTACAACAGTGACTGTGGAGGTACTTGGTCCAACCACCGAGATGCCCAAACCCAAAACTACTACAACTACCGCTGCTGTGGGTGTTGGAGttgctggaggaggaggagcaggccTCGGgacaacaactacaactgcatCTCCTTCAGTCTTTCAGCCAGTCTTCATCTCAACACCAACAGTGCTGTTGCAAAATACTGACAGTGCAGCAAATGCAGTTAAAACATCTGCGTTACCAGGACTGAGAGGTGCCAATGGCAAACCAGGCAAGTCTGGGCCTAGCCTGGATGAAGTGATGAAGACCACTAAAATCATAATAGGTTGCTTTGTGGCAGTGACACTGCTGGCTGCTGTCATGCTAATTGCCTTTTATAAATTGAGAAAGCGCCACCAGCAGAGAAGCACAGTGGCAGCTGCCCGTACAGTTGAGATTATCCAGGTGGATGAGGAGGACCTTCCACCACCAGCATCTGCAGCTCAAGAGTCATCACTCACGTTGCCTGAAATCCGAGACCACAACAGCATACACAAGTTGGATTTTATCAGCCACAAGGCAGACTATAGCTTTCATAAACCCAAGGCTGAATATAAACCCCAACCGGATTTTACTCTACACACTCCCAAAGCTGAATATACAACATACAAGCCAAACATGGACTTCAGCAGCCACAAAACCATTGCAGATTACAACATGCACAAATCAACACCAGATTTCAGCCTTCACAGAACAAAGCCAGACTGCAGCCCATTTAGACAGGACTACGGCGCTCACAAAACTAAATCGGAATACAGTCCATTTAAACCTGATTTTGGCACTCACCCAAAAGTTAAAACAGATTACAGCCCATTCAAAGCAGATTACAGCACTCATCCAAGGCAAAGATCGGACTTTAGCCCATTCAAAAGAGACTACAGCACCCAACCAAAACCCAAACATGACTATAGTCCCTTAAAATCTGACTACAACATGCAAAATAAGTCTAAAGTGGAATACAGTCCATTTAAGCACGACTTTGGTACCCACCCAAGGTCCAAACCTGATTATAGCCCATTCAAACCTGATTATAGCACTCAGCCTAAACCCAAAATGGACTACAATTCACAGAGACTGAAAACGGACATTACctacaaaacaaaagaacattaTACCCCCCACAAGACTGCACCTGATTACAACGCCTTCAAGTCCGATTTCAGTCCCCACAAAGTGGATTACAGCGCCTTCAAGTCTGACTTCAGTCCTCACAATCAGAGACCTAAACTTGATTGTAGTCCTCATAAAATGGACTACAGCCCCCATAAGGTGGACTACAGCACTCTAAAGGCCAAATACAACACCTATAAACCATCTGGTCAAGGGGCTAAATGGACAGACAATAATGTTGGGAACTCTTTGCCTCGAACCCTACCTAGCGCCATCACAGCAATGGCTGAGCCCTATGTCATAAAAACTCATACCAAGGAGAAAGTACAGGAGACTCAGATTTAA